A region of Streptomyces deccanensis DNA encodes the following proteins:
- a CDS encoding ABC transporter ATP-binding protein: protein MVTEENTNNSAETVVRLDGVRKEYGETTALDGVSLEIRAGEAVAVMGPSGCGKSTLLNMIAGLDRPTGGTVTVHGENVGELTEKGLALYRRRRIGMIFQFFNLIDDLSALDNVALAAQLTGTPARQARRRALELFDELGIADRRNAYPAVLSGGERQRVAVARALMNRPALLLADEPTGALDSRAGEQVMDLLLDLNQIGQTLIMVTHDERLARRCASRLVEFADGRVRGEHTLEPSA from the coding sequence ATGGTCACCGAGGAGAACACGAACAACAGCGCGGAGACCGTCGTACGACTCGACGGTGTGCGCAAGGAGTACGGGGAGACGACGGCTCTGGACGGGGTGTCGCTGGAGATACGGGCCGGTGAGGCGGTCGCGGTGATGGGCCCGTCGGGATGCGGCAAGTCGACGTTGCTGAACATGATCGCCGGTCTGGACCGCCCGACGGGCGGCACGGTGACGGTGCACGGCGAGAACGTGGGGGAACTGACGGAGAAGGGGCTCGCCCTGTATCGGCGGCGCCGCATCGGCATGATCTTCCAGTTCTTCAACCTCATCGACGACTTGTCGGCGCTCGACAACGTGGCGCTGGCCGCCCAGTTGACGGGCACCCCGGCCCGCCAGGCCCGTCGTCGCGCGCTGGAGCTGTTCGACGAGCTCGGCATCGCGGACCGGCGCAACGCCTACCCGGCGGTGCTCAGCGGCGGGGAACGGCAACGGGTCGCCGTGGCACGGGCGTTGATGAACCGCCCGGCCCTGCTGCTGGCGGACGAGCCGACCGGCGCGCTGGACAGCCGCGCGGGAGAGCAGGTGATGGACCTGCTGCTCGATCTCAACCAGATCGGCCAGACGCTGATCATGGTGACGCACGACGAGCGTCTCGCCCGGCGGTGCGCCAGCCGTCTCGTCGAGTTCGCCGACGGCCGCGTGCGCGGCGAGCACACCCTGGAGCCGTCCGCATGA